A region of the Argopecten irradians isolate NY chromosome 16, Ai_NY, whole genome shotgun sequence genome:
ATTTGGAGCAATCTTTTATCAAAAACATCAATCATATTTCTCAAGACTAATTTCCTATAAGTTTTCTACATGAACACTGCAGACTACTTACACATTTGGTGGCAGCATCTGACAAGTTTCTGATTGTCCACAGGCAGTTCTGTACAAGACGCTGACTCTGATGTCCGAGATTCATGGCCAGAGCCTGCATACCTCCTACAGATAGAAAACATTAAACCTATTTAGTCGCTTTCTTAACTTGCAATCACTAAAgacaaattaattttttaatggttaacaaaatattaccaAGATTCATATTGGTCGTATTTAAGCAGACATAAATTAGAGCAATTTGATAGCTCAATACTGGAATTTACAAAATTCAGCTATAGACACTAATGTAAGACAGGGCCCCAAGGCCCCTAAAAATATCAACGGATCCCTGATTTTGTGTTGCAAATGGCCCTCTAGTCTACTGATTTTTTAGcctgtttttttattttcatgattttgctGTAATATACTATCATTTGTTTCattgatttgttaaaataaacttttgttTGAACAATGATCTTTGTAACATAATTACCAATTAGATTCAATTTAGTTGGGTATCCAGATTTTGAGCCCTGATATATTTGCCAGGGCCCTCATTTTCTTTGTTTAGGAAGACCGATAAGTTAGTATCTGAGCCTGCAGTAAGTGCTATACATAATTTAGCACTTCAAGGGCAGCGCTAAAATgaaactaccgctaaaataagcATGTTTACTGTGAGTTACTTACCAGCTTCTACAACAGCAGGCTTGTTACTGGAGCAGACGGACAAAACCTTGAGAACACGAGATGTGGTCCACAGAAGCTTCTCGTATGTGTATGAACGCATGATCCTCACAAGCTCACCAGGTCCTCCACTGGCCAAGATAATCAGCTAAAAGTTTGaattgtatcattttaaaatcaatttcatgtgcaatacatcattatacattattACAAGCGAtgatcatttcaaaataattaactttttctttcaaaaatttatataaatcagaAAAGCTTCACAAGATTCCAGTAACATCAACTGAATTTGAGGATTTTCGAGCAAATCAccatattaatttgaaataatcaaGACCATCAGAATTGAAAAGAATGTGTTGCATGACTTATGGGAGATAGAGGTTCAActgtatttctttgtttttttctgaactCTCAATTCTCTAAATTGTAGATCAAGTCTTCATCTATCATGAAATTAACTCCTACACCCCTGAAGattctgattaaaatattcCTGTCTTTGAACAGGAAGAGTTTAATTGCATTTTCAGGGGTGATTAAGACCCTACATGAGAAGAGTTTGACCTACCTTGCTTTCCTGGTTGCCGTAGGCCAGGATCTGTAGACAGTCTGTAGTGATGGCCAGAAACTTCACATTATTCCTCTGAAGCAGTGCCACCATTTTCTGTAGACCTCCAGCCAGACGAACAGCCATCTTGGAGCCATCTTGATGCAGGAGAAGGTTGTGCAGTGTTGTGATGGCGTAGAACAGGACAGATTCAATTGGTGAACTGAAAGACAAGAAACGAAAATATATAGACGATGATTACATCAATTTTAATAGGAAATTATGAAGTGAAGAAGAAGAAAACTTGAATTTACTATTCAGACTTTATAGTAGTCACTGCAGCTTACAGGTACAGTCTCAAAATAGAAGTTTGGTGTACATTACACACTTTAATAagtgtttatttaattatttaatttgctTGATATGAAAGATTCATCAATGTAAGATTCAATGTGTTAAAATTCAAAACCTACCTCAATAACTTGACGAGAGCTGGAATTCCACCCGACTTAAATATTGCTAGAAGTCCCTGTCTGTGATGCGAGAGATTGTGGAGAGTTCCAGCAGCGCAGCGTGTTGTCTCCATGTCATTGGTGTTGCTCATGGCGCGGACAAGAGCGGCAACCATCTGGGGCGAGTTCATGATGGCATGGCGACTAGCCTCCTTCTTTGACAACTGATGGACCATCATGGCGGCCTGGCTAACAACGACCTGATCTTCGTCATTCAGAAGCTTGGTCAGTTCTGGAATCGCCCTTGTAGCAAGATCAGCATCGTCCTGTAaaacagaattataattcaatgataacgttttaattttttttttaaatataaaatggaagcttaatttttaaataacataaaactacaGGAACaatgaattttattaaaattgcagacaaaatcttttttttttttttttttttttaattaatcgACATATTCTTTATAAGAGCAATATCGTCCAACTTGCAACTTTTTCTTACTGAACATTCCTGTAGTTTACAATGCCCACGTTGTATAGCAGTGTGATAAAATTGAATATGCTATATTTATGTCACTTAAAGAGGATGAAAAAATGTCGCTATTCACAATAAATGCTAACAAGGTCTTTATTGTAATACATATGTCTTCTAGTTGGGCCAAGTATTGACAGATTGATTAACATTTGACAATTACCTGATAATTGATGAGGTTGATGACAGCGTGTTTCAGCATCTGTGATGGTTCTGCCAGTCTCTGGACTGCAGTCGGCTCATCCGGATGAATCTGTGTGGATGGAATCTGCATGCTCTCGTCCAAAGTTTCTGGGAACATGGCATCTCGCACGCGCTGGGTACGAGTCTGGTTCAACTGACGGCTCacctctgaaaaaaaaaatcataagaaCTAGACATCTTCAagtcttatattttcattagaAAAATACAATACCCAACACAAGTCAGAGATGCAATTGATCCTATCAACAAAGGGAAGAAATCACAAACTTTGTGAAGAATTCATTCCCTTAgtattgaaaaattaatttgatgatGTTTCACACATTTTTGACATTAGTTGTTCATTTCAAATCCTCTGAAAAGATGAAGATTCACTTCCCGGATTTTTTTATCAGAATAAACATCACTAAACAAAGTAATGCGTCATTACAAATCTATGTACATACCATCGACCTGTTCCTGTGTATAACCAGGGTTGTATCCCTGGTCCCAGTCGAACATCATCCTGGACGTGTCCATGTTGTCCTGAGTGGCCGTCGGTTCTTCcatctcgtccttcattccacCCTTACTGCTGATGGACGGGGCCTGTGTGGTTGCGCCGGAGTGGATTCCAGAATCCTGCATGTACGTGTTCTGGGACCACATCATGGtctcttgttgtttattttcacGCATGTCTGGCAGGTCCATGTAGTTTCCACTTCCCGGATTCACTGTAAATATCAAAACGATACAATTCAATAGGCTTGGATTCATGCTTTGGTCAAATATGCAGTGTATTTTTTACTTTATGTACTTATTTTGCTCCATTTGAATTACTAGAAACCTATGGTCAAATGTGAAACCGAGTATTTTTACTTCAGGTCTGGGccatttgaaaaattattagaAACCTCTGCAGTATTgaatttgacatatatattttgaccttcaaatatatatcataaagcAATATGCTGATATGTGAATTTTTGGTCAATGTGCAGCagacattgattttttttaatgagcATTTCCAGGCCCTTCCAGTTACCAGAAACCTTTGGTCAGATCTTCAATGGGATCCAATtcaacattttgaatttctggGCTTTCAAATGAAGCAAAGTGCAATCTGATGCATGACTTTTTGTGTTGAGAGCATCAACCGAATGATTGCTTAATGGATAAGTCTAAAATTACATGATGCAATGATGATATTTGATCATAATCATTAATACTGTCTGGGTTTTGGATTAGTTGGATTATTTGTTACATGGTGCGACTTATatatacagaggactccacataatcgaaccatgttttaaatcaatttgtttgttgtttttttttatggcTGGGTCATGACCGGAATAGTGTGGACATACATGAATAGTTGTCTGCATTAATTTGAACTGTGAGCTATACTTCTAAAATGGCttgcttttatttttgttgtattcatGGAACCTTTATATAGGTATTTAAACAAACCGTAAATATTCTGACCCATGAGAATTTTATAACCCagaaaattctaaaaaaatatctgaataactatacagctatatatatatatatatatatatccataatTAACTGGATAACACAAATGAGCAAGCAATTAAAATAATGTGTTcacaattgtaaatatttcatttaaatgaaGAAACTTTATCCTGTTAagcaaaaacataaatatatatcatacttCTTAGTCTGTTCTCTTACCAGGCCCTGaattctcgaaacaaaagtgaaGACAgaagttggttttttttttattaattaatattttatgtaatttatgcTAAAATTTCTCAAAAGTTTGTTTTTAGAAATTTGAGCCAGAGTAAAAAGATTgctttaaataaatgtttgaatgatCGATGAGACACTAGGAATAGTatgttatattacattgtatggaTGCCTGGAGCCTCTGGGAACCAATTCTATCCTAGTTAGTATAACGCCACTGCATCAACAACAAACCAAACTAAACCACATTTTATGGTTGCGTGTCTGccataaatcatttatttcattaaatgttAACTCAAAAGAAATTTGCTGTATAAATAGCATGGATAAATTCCCTGATCTTTCCACATGAATTGGATAAAAACTCTTAATAAGAATAATTCATTTAGGAGGTAGTCCTGCATTAACAACCTTTTTccccaaggggagataatcatttAGACATGTTGTTTGACCTCTTTCCATCGTTGACTGAATCGGTTTCCCACAGGCTGTACAGTTGTTGTACTAATTCAATTAGGCAGGGCGGTGTTGCCTCTGTGTCTAGTCATAGGTACCTTTTATAAATTGTGCCACCATATTAATATCCCTCCAGGGGGGGCTACTGACATTGCTGTTTATTACAACACTGTATCACTACCCTActgtggggcaccaaaagggaaCTACTATACTGGTGACAACCCTActgtggggcaccaaaaggggaCTACTATACTGGTAACAACGACGCACCATAAGGGTGTACCTATCTCCAATAGAAATGCAGCTGTAAATACCTTTTGTTGTTTTGAATGATAAATAACTGGCTATTCGATTACCAAAAGTTTCCAGACCAACCGAAACATACCTGGTACTTCATGGTGATCATGCATGGACCCTACTAGAACTGTTTTGTTGTTAAGgtggttttttttccttttctttttctgtCCAATAAAATGCTAACTTACTCATTCTGGTGTTGGTTCCTCCTCCGCCCGAGTTCATCTGGTAGGTACTCATGGTTCAAATCAGGTTCTCCTTAAAtctgaaatatacaaacaatacaactcttcaacatacaacaataaaaCTCAAACTAATAAACATTGTGTTTCTCTTTAAATCTggaaatatacacacaataCAACACATAAGTTTACAAAAATAGAACTCAATAGAactataatataaacattctgtatttcaatatttgtaaatttaatCATTACAcaactgaaatgaaaattttggactacatgtacatatatatatatttattttgatacaagTTATAACATCATTTCAGACAGTTGATGTTTTCCCATGCTGTATAGCATGATACAAGAGCCCAGAGATTTGAGCAAGATATAGTTGGTGTAAATTTGACTGGCTCGGCGTCGATTGGACGGGCTCGCACGATCCCTTCCTCAGAACTTTGCCCATATCGACATCAGCATCAGAAACAGGGTATGTTAATGGCTCTCAAAATTGGGTGGAAATGAGAATTAATTAGTGCAGTGCTGATGAAAATGATATTATCCTGTTTACTCAAGTCAACTTCAGCTGTTATTTTTGTAACTTGGcgtaatgtttatttttttgtttcatcCGAACATTTCTGTGCTTGTACTTGTTGTTATGAAGtcacaaaaatataacattaaaattttaGTTGGAATTTTAAGTGAAGCTGAAAAGACAATCATTACTCAATACACGGtatgaaattatatttgttttacaaaaagaCGCATTTTACAGTAAATTGTAATAGGTATAATTAAATGCAACCAGCATTTCCAGTACAGATATTCTGTACTGTATTTTTCATCTGtatttgttaacaaattatgGTTCCATTTTTATGTCATTTCATTTCCTGTGGATAACTGAAACTTCATTTTATACCAATTTTCAAATGGACAGCTCTTAAAAGCTTATCACATATCGCACAAACCTTATCCTTACTTTGAGTCTTGCAATctcattttaaattttacaactgAACCGTGAAATTACTGCAGATCAAAGCAACACTAGAAGAGTGTATTAGTTCAGTTGTTCTTTGATCAGTATGTAGATAATACCAAGTTTCCACGTAGCTGGTTTTCTATAGACTACTGCAAATTACTTTAAcaatgaagaaaataaaatgtccTTGTTATATTATTCAATAAGTTCAACTAATAAGTTAGGCAGCGGTCAAAAATCAGTTGagaaatatttgttataaagtTAAAATTAATCTAATACCAAATAAGTCAAATTTTGGTTTTGTAGAAAATGTACAGTTGAATCTTGCTAAAActtaatatttgatgtttacctTAGGTCTTCTGGTGGATTTCAGTAGCTGtataatgaaatatgtattCCACAGTTTCTTCAAAGTTTTCATTACATTATATGAAGAATTACCTCATATTAATAAATGACAAGTACATTGTGTAAGGATGGGCTGGATTGTGTTCTGTAGTGGAGCATTGTGAGTAATTCTAGTCTTATCAGCGTGCTCCTATCTGGGACAGAAGCTTTATGGGCTGAAACGGTAACCACCTCCGGAAATTACACACTTCAGTGACCCGAGATCACctagtacaatgtatgtgtgtaaCCTCTGACTGGCAATAGCTAGCTAGCATCCCATGGTCATGTGGCTATGTCTAGACACTCAGCATTGCGGAATTATTGAATTTACTTGGAAATGCTGCTACAACATTGATTTCTGTTATATTAAACAGTTGTTGAAAATCTCATTCACccatgaaatttcataatgaactgttctatTTCTTGATAAAGGAGCGGCTCATTGTGTTTGAAGGGATAAATGAGTTAGAGATGCAGTTAATACTATTTCAAAGGCTAGtgatatacatacacatattataaagctAGTTTCAATACCAGAGAATgaagacccccccccccctccaccaCCAGACACACTTTTAAAAACAAAGTTTATAGAATATACAAAAGAAGGTCTTAGTTTAGGGTTGGTTTGGggtatatttctattttcatgCATGTAATTATAATCTCATCCAGAATGAGGATTTGTAAACGAAAGGTCAAAACCTGAACAATTACAAAGCTATACATGTCGAAAATCCGACCCTATTGCACAGCATTTGAACAGAGTTGAACACATATGTACAAAGGGCAAACAGAGCTGTCTATTCATTCATGAAGTCTATTTACTACAACAGGCGCTACTGGCAGCAGGTGGTAGGCCCCACATCCAAAATATATAGGGTAATAGGGTGTCTTGTATCCTAATATCTATTGCCAGGCGGTGGCTTTTCTTACTACAAACACCAATTACAtgacaactataaaaaaaacattattagCCTGAGACTCAGAAATCTATTTGGCCTATTCCACCTCCCTAATTAGATTCCAGCCCTTTCCTGCTTCCTTTTTTGAGACCCAGGATATTTTTATGACTACAATATGGTCCAAACCCTTCCCGAATTAATTCCTGTGGGTATATTTCCATACTTAATTGTCCCCCTTATCTATATTCCCTTTATTTATGCGTCTAGAACCCTTCATATCCCCTTTTTAATAGAGCTGGCTTATAGCCAAATCTGCCACAGATCAAAAGATTTCTTTGGTTAAATGGAGGTGTCAACACAAGTCTGAGTCTGGAATCCCCCTTTGTGGGCCTCTTTCCTTTCATCAATTAGTGTCATGGTGAGATCATTtacaacatgaaatactacTGGTATTATGCCCACACTATAATGCATAACAAACCTTTCAGCCATGTGGCATGAGGTTCAAAAAGGGGTTATGACGCGGAAAAactttttgttcatttttatagaaatatttcaaCAAGCATTTTGgcattttcataatttcagtaactgaaaatattttgttgttattttttttccagtATTTCtgtatgtgtacaatatttgaACTTCAAAATAGACCTATTTCGGAATGAGTTGATGGCCCATATTTATCATTGTGTGACATATCATATACCTTTTCAAATTCTACTGGTAATTCACTATCAAAcatgcattataaataaatttaagtTGAACATTTATATGCCAGGTAACTTAATTGATTTctttaactttaaacatttttgCCTCTGTAATACAACCTAATTCATACTTATTTATGTTCACTAGACAATGTCATTAACATGTAAAACTGTCCTGGGACCTTGATTCCTTAACTATAATTTTTAGCTTCTGTAACACATCTTTGCAATTGTCTTGCCACTATATACCGTAGCCACTTGACCAGTGCAGCAGCATCATGCTTTCGACCATGAATACAGTACTATATTCATGGGCGTGTCCATTACATTGACTTAGCTTAAGCTTCCACATCCTAAAAGTTTTAATACCATGTTGGGCATTGCAGTTCCAAGTTTTTCTGATCATGAGGGTATTTGGACTTTCCTGTAAAATCTGGCATATATCCTTTAgacaaattcaaatttaattatTGTACTGCATATCAAAATAGACTTGatatattgacatatatatatatatatatatatatatatatatggtattcaaattatatacctgtatggtattcaaattatatttacTTCACTTTttgaatatacaaatattttaaatactttatGCATTAAAACATGTCCATCTTTTGCAACTTTTCCCCAGGCCTTACCTGATTAACTAACTTTGTCACAATCACACCTGTAAATTCCATCAAACATCAGTCGGCATAACATCCTGAgacattttaaacaaaagtttgcaaaagTATTTTTCAGTCCTTCCACATATTGATTTTGTGACCGATTAATCCAAACGTCACATGATCCTTATATTATTAGGAgattttacaatgatatatccTGAAACTTTTTTTCTTCACATAAACACACGTCAAGTTGTATATACATCCATCTTGCTCAAGTACACAAGAAAAACTGACAGTCTCACTTGTCTGTATACTGTGTAGGAGCCCACTTGTTATTGTACTATAAGTTCAAAACCATAAAAATGTCAAAACTGTAAACATAGTACACCTCATGGGGTCAACAAAATCTATCTGAACATATCTAACGCATATGTGGATGACTAAGTGGAGATTTTCTCCAAAGTTTAAATACTTTCCTTGTAGATTTTCAATGGGTTAAATGGAGGAGGTAAAGAATATGCTTATTTGCATATCAATCCACT
Encoded here:
- the LOC138310572 gene encoding catenin beta-like, giving the protein MSTYQMNSGGGGTNTRMMNPGSGNYMDLPDMRENKQQETMMWSQNTYMQDSGIHSGATTQAPSISSKGGMKDEMEEPTATQDNMDTSRMMFDWDQGYNPGYTQEQVDEVSRQLNQTRTQRVRDAMFPETLDESMQIPSTQIHPDEPTAVQRLAEPSQMLKHAVINLINYQDDADLATRAIPELTKLLNDEDQVVVSQAAMMVHQLSKKEASRHAIMNSPQMVAALVRAMSNTNDMETTRCAAGTLHNLSHHRQGLLAIFKSGGIPALVKLLSSPIESVLFYAITTLHNLLLHQDGSKMAVRLAGGLQKMVALLQRNNVKFLAITTDCLQILAYGNQESKLIILASGGPGELVRIMRSYTYEKLLWTTSRVLKVLSVCSSNKPAVVEAGGMQALAMNLGHQSQRLVQNCLWTIRNLSDAATKCDNLEGLLQMLVQLLSSNDLNVVTCAAGILSNLTCNNQRNKVIVCQVGGIEALVRTILQAGDREDITEPAVCALRHLTSRHPESEMAQNAVRLHYGLPVLVKLLHPPSRWPLIKAVVGLIRNLALCPANHAPLREHGALPRIVHLLIRAHQDTQRRASISSNGQGSGYVDGVRMEEIVEGTVGALHILAREAHNRAVIRGLNCIPLFVQLLYSPIENIQRVAAGVLCELAADKEGAELIEQEGATAPLTELLHSRNEGVATYAAAVLFRMSEDKPQDYKKRLSVELTSSLFRGDQNIASWTEPPGFDDVGMMGHDDSYRDQMYQPQHHGSQGSMHSGSQHDMSRGYEPQVPIDSMQGLEIGSHHGSQYGGPMDNIPDLGAPPQSGELNFETLEPSLPPQQGGSQGNMDNWYDTDL